The DNA segment TATGCCATTGATCAGCCGGTACTGGTCACCCGTGAAGACGAGACCCTTACGCTCACCGAGGGCCTGGCCGGTCTGCGCCTGAGCATGGTCTATCACTATCTGCCGCAGGAGGAAGTCAAGGCGCTTTACCCCAAAGCCATCCTGACGTCCTACCCTTCCTATCAAAACGCAATCAATGCGGTGGCTTTCGATCAGGCCGACGTGTTTCTGGGCGATACCATCTCCACCCACTACATGATCAACAAGGGCTATCTGAACAACATTCGCATGGCCAATTTCGGCAAACAGGAAGCCCACGGTTTCAGCTTCGCCGTGCACACCGACAATCCGCAACTGCTCGCGATCATCAACACCGCGCTCCAGGCCATACCGGCCAGTGAACGCGACCGCATCGCCAAGCGCTGGAGCGCTGGCAGCGACATCCTGCTGACCGACCAGAAGCTGCAATTGACCCACCATGAAGAGCAGTGGCTCAAACAGCATCCGGTGCTGCGCGTCGTTGTCAACGAGGCGTTCGCGCCGCTGACGTTCTTCGACAGCGACGGCAATCTGCGTGGCATCACCGCAGACCTGCTCGAACTGCTGCGCCTGCGCACCGGCATGCGCTTCGAACTGGTACGCAGCCGCAGCGACGGCGACATGGTCGAGCAGATCAATCAGCACCGAGCCGATCTGATCGCGGCGTTGCTACCCAGCCCGCAACGGGAAAAGACCCTGCAATTCAGCCGTCCCTACCTGGAAAACTCGTTCGTCCTGCTGACCCGCAAAGCCACCGACAGCCCGACCCATCCGACGCAGCTCAAGGACAAATACCTGGCGATTGCCCAAGGCAGTCCCATGGCCGATTACCTGCGACGCGAGTTCCCCAATATCCACCTGACCGAAACCTCCGACACCTTTGGCGCCGCGACCTTGCTCGCCGAAGGCAAGGCCGATGGCGCCGTCGCTTCGCTGGTGATTGCCAACTATCTGATTTCGTCGCGGATCTTCGAGCATCAGTTGCAGATCACCACCACCCTCGGCACCCGTCAGGCAGCCTTTTCGCTGGCCACGGCCCGCGACAACAGCGAACTGGGGTCGATCCTCGACAAGGCGCTACTGAGCATCAGCCCCGAAGAACTGGGGGTGATCAATAGCCGCTGGCGCGGTTTTTCCAATGCGGCGCAAAGCAACTGGCATCACTACCAGCGCCTGTTTTACCAACTGATCGGCGCAGCCTGCCTGCTGCTGTTGCTGACACTGCTGTGGAATGCCTACATGCGGCGCCAGATCAAACAACGCCAGGCCGCCGAGCGGGCACTCAACGATCAGTTCGAATTCATGCGCTCACTGGTCAACGGCACGCCTCACCCGATCTATGTGCGCGACCGCCGGGGGCTGCTGCAAAGCTGCAACGACAGTTACCTCGAAGCCTTCAACGCCAAACGCGAAGACGTGATCGGCAAAAGCGTCATGCAAGGCACCCTGAGCAATGCCTTCGAAGCCCAGGCCTTCGAGGCGGATTACCAGCGGGTTGTGGCCGAAGGGACGCCGTTGCTGCTCGACCGGCCGCTGCACATCGGTGGCCGGCGTCTGACGATCTACCACTGGATCCTGCCGTACCGCGATTCCAGCGGCGATGTACAAGGGATCATCGGTGGCTGGATCGACATCAGTGAGCGCCGGCAACTGTTCGATGAACTGCGTACGGCCAAGGAACAGGCGGACAACGCCAACCGAGCTAAAAGCACCTTTCTGGCCACCATGAGCCACGAAATCCGTACGCCGATGAATGCCATCATCGGCATGCTCGAATTGACGCTCGAACGCATGACCGATCAGGCTCCGGATCGCTCGTCCATCGAAACCGCCTATTGCTCGGCCAAGGACCTGTTGGGCCTGATCGGCGACATCCTTGATATCGCACGGATCGAGTCCGGGCACCTGAGCCTGAGTCCCGAGCGGGTCAATCTGGTGGAAACCGTTACTTCGGTGGTGAGAATCTTCGACGGTCTGGCCCGGCAGAAAAACCTCACCCTGCCCCTGACCCTCACTCCCCCGGGCCTCAATGTCGACGTGCAGCTCGATCCGTTGCGCTTCAAGCAGATCCTGTCGAACCTGATCAGCAACGCCATCAAATTCACCGAGTCCGGGCAGGTCCGGGTCAATCTGGACGTGGTGCCCGATGGCGCGGGACAGTGTTCGCTGATTCAATTGACGATCCAGGACACCGGGGTCGGCATCAGCATCGAAGATCAACAGCGCCTGTTCAAACCGTTCGCCCAGGCTGACAGTGGCCAACAGCCCGCGCGCAGCGGCGCGGGTCTGGGGTTGGTGATCAGTCGCAACCTCTGTGAAATGATGGGCGGTCAGCTGCAATTGAGCAGTCAGCCCGGGATCGGCACTCAGGTCTGCCTGTCGCTGCCACTGCAAACGCTGCCGTGCAAGGTCGCCGCGACGAAAACCGCGCCACCGATCCACGCCGCGGGTACGCCGCTGAACATCCTCGTGGTCGACGACCATCCCGCCAATCGTCTGCTGATGTGCCAGCAACTGGAGTTCCTAGGGCACCGTTTCAGCCTTGCCGAAGAGGGGCGAAGCGGATTCGAGAAGTGGCAGCGCGGTGCATTCGATCTGGTCATCGCCGACTGCAATATGCCAGTGATGAACGGCTACGAACTGACCGAGGCCATCCGCCAGCACGAACAAAGCACCGGGCGTGCTCCTTGTACCGTGCTGGGCTTCACAGCCAATGCGCAACCCGAGGAAGTGCAGCGCTGCAAACAGGCCGGCATGAATGACTGCCTGTTCAAACCCCTGAGCCTCAATGCGCTGAGCCAATGGGTCAACGGCCTGCAACCGGCAACCCCTGAACCTGCGTTCAATCTCGAGGGTTTGAATCAATTGACGGGCGGCAATCCGCTTCAGGCCCAACGTCTGCTCACGCAATTGCTCAAGAGCAGCCGCCTCGACCGCGAGGAGCTGCTGGCCGTGGCGCCGCACAATGATCGCGAGGCATTGGCGGCGGTGGCGCACAAGATCAAGGGCGCCGCCCGAATTGCTCAGGCTTCGCGTCTGATCGTACGCTGCGATGCCCTGGAACAGGCCTGCCTGCAGACCACGTCTGTGGCGGCCATCGTGCGCTGCATCGAGGCCACCGACGCGGCCATGGTCGAACTGGAGCAGGCGCTGCAGCAACAATTGGAACCGTTCGCAGAAAGCACAATGACCGAGCCTTAACTATGCTTGGACGCTGAGCAGTGTGTTTACTTCAATGGAGAGTCAGCAATGCCCAGCCCACTGCGCCCGGATCAACGCCGGTTCCCGTTGCACGTGCACATCAGCGTCATGTTCACGTTTCTGCTGTTGCTGACCGGCGTGGTGCTGGGACTGTTCAATTATCGCCAGACCACCCGGATCATCCTGTCGAGCAGCGAAAACCTGTTCAATCGCATCGAACAGGACGTGCGCCTGGACCTGCATTCAACCTACGAACCGATCCGTCATCTGCTGAGCCTGCTGGCCGACAACCAGGCGGCCGGGGCCTCGAACCTGCAACAGCGTCTGGCGCTACTCAAGCCGTTCAGTCAATCACTCAAGGACAACACCGATCTCGCTTCGCTGTATCTGGGCTACGGCAACGGCGACTTCTTCATGGTCCGGCCGTTGCGCACCAGCACTCTGAAAACCCTGCTCAAGGCGCCGCCGGACGCGGCCTATCAGGTCTGGAGCATCGAGCACGACGCCAGCGGCATCGCGTCGTCGCAGTCACTGTTCTTCGACCAGGCGCTGATGCCTGTCGGGCGCCAGGACAATCCCGACGACCGCTACGATCCGCGCACCCGCAACTGGTACACCAACGCCCTGCAACAGGGTGATCAGATCACCACCGAACCCTATGTGTTTTTCTCCACGCACAACGTCGGCACCACCCTGGCCCGACGCAGCGGCGCAACCAGTGTGATCGGTGCCGACCTGACCCTGGAAGCACTCTCGGCCACCTTGCTCAAACACGTGGTCACCCCGTCTACCGAAATCGTGTTGTTCGATGCCGATGGCAATGCCGTGGCCTATCCGGACAGCCGCCGGCTGATTGTCGACGACAGCAGCGCACGCCTGGCCAAGGCTGCCGACCTGAGCCCGAATCTGCACGCGTTGCTGTCCACCACGCATCCGGGCAAACGGCTCGACGTCGATGGACGCCGCTGGATCGTCGCCCGCAGCAATCTGCAAGAGGGCGGCCCGAGAGGTCTGCAGATGGCCCTGTTGGTGCCGGAGGACGAGTTGCTGGCCGACGCCTACCGCATGCGCTGGCAAGGGGCACTGATCACCCTCGCGACCTTGCTGCTGTGCCTGCCGCTGGGTTGGCTGACCTCGCGGATTCTGGTCAAGCCGTTGCATGCGCTGGTCAAGGAAGCCGATGCGATTCGCAGCTTCGATTTCAACTTTCCGGTTACCCGTCGCTCGCCGGTTCTGGAGGTTGATCAGTTGAGCCTGTCGATGGCCCGCATGAAGGAAACACTCGCCAGTTTCTTCCGCATCACCGACAGCCTGTGCGCCGAAACCCGCTTTGCCCCGTTGCTGCAACGGGTGCTGTTCGAAACGGTGCAGATCGCCCAAGCGCAAGCGGGGTTGATCTATCTGCGCGAAAACGATGGCAACCGAATGGAGCCTTACGGACTGGTAATTGATGGCGTTTCGCAGGAACCCGGCGAGTTCGCTGTGCTGGGCCGGGATCTTCTGGCCGATCAAGGGCCGACGTGGTTCCAGCAACTGATCACCGCTGACAACGTGGTCAGCAGCCTTGGCTTTGAACAGGCCGGGGACTTGCAGAAAGTCTTGTTGGCCATGCAGTCGCCGCGCATCCACCTGATCGGTATCCGCCTGCGCAACCGCCACAACGAAACCATCGGCCTGCTGCTTCTGCTGATCAACGACAGCGGCAGCGCTCAGGACCTGGAAAAACTGCGCCCGGACCGCATCGCCTTCCTGCAAGCAGTCTCCGGCGCGGCGGCGGTGAGTATCGAAAGCCAGCGCCTGCAAGCGAAGCAGAAGCAGTTGCTCGATGCGTTCATCCAGTTGCTGGCCGGCGCCATCGACGCCAAGAGCCCGTACACCGGTGGCCACTGCCAGCGCGTGCCGGAACTGACCCTGATGCTCGCGCAGGCCGCGGCCGCCAGTCAGGCGCCGGCGTTCCAGAGCTATCAGCCGAGCGAAGACGAATGGGAAGCCCTGCACATCGCGGCCTGGCTGCACGATTGCGGCAAGGTCACGACGCCGGAATATGTCGTCGACAAGGCCACCAAACTGGAAACCCTCAACGATCGCATCCACGAAATCCGCACGCGTTTCGAGGTGCTCAAGCGCGATGCCTGGATCAGTTACTGGCAGGCACTGGCGCTGGGCGGCAACGAGGCGCAACTGAGCGCCCTGCGTGACGCCACGTTGGCTGAACTGGACGACGACTTTGCCTTTGTTGCCCGTTGCAATCTGGGCGGCGAGGCCATGGCGCCAGCCGATCTGCAGCGTCTTGAGCGCATCGCCGAGCGGCGCTGGACGCGCACC comes from the Pseudomonas sp. RSB 5.4 genome and includes:
- a CDS encoding HD domain-containing phosphohydrolase; amino-acid sequence: MPSPLRPDQRRFPLHVHISVMFTFLLLLTGVVLGLFNYRQTTRIILSSSENLFNRIEQDVRLDLHSTYEPIRHLLSLLADNQAAGASNLQQRLALLKPFSQSLKDNTDLASLYLGYGNGDFFMVRPLRTSTLKTLLKAPPDAAYQVWSIEHDASGIASSQSLFFDQALMPVGRQDNPDDRYDPRTRNWYTNALQQGDQITTEPYVFFSTHNVGTTLARRSGATSVIGADLTLEALSATLLKHVVTPSTEIVLFDADGNAVAYPDSRRLIVDDSSARLAKAADLSPNLHALLSTTHPGKRLDVDGRRWIVARSNLQEGGPRGLQMALLVPEDELLADAYRMRWQGALITLATLLLCLPLGWLTSRILVKPLHALVKEADAIRSFDFNFPVTRRSPVLEVDQLSLSMARMKETLASFFRITDSLCAETRFAPLLQRVLFETVQIAQAQAGLIYLRENDGNRMEPYGLVIDGVSQEPGEFAVLGRDLLADQGPTWFQQLITADNVVSSLGFEQAGDLQKVLLAMQSPRIHLIGIRLRNRHNETIGLLLLLINDSGSAQDLEKLRPDRIAFLQAVSGAAAVSIESQRLQAKQKQLLDAFIQLLAGAIDAKSPYTGGHCQRVPELTLMLAQAAAASQAPAFQSYQPSEDEWEALHIAAWLHDCGKVTTPEYVVDKATKLETLNDRIHEIRTRFEVLKRDAWISYWQALALGGNEAQLSALRDATLAELDDDFAFVARCNLGGEAMAPADLQRLERIAERRWTRTLDDRLGVSWEENRRQAQTPVANLPVSEALLADKPEHLIKRADSELIPEDNPWGFKLDVPRYKYNRGELYNLSIARGTLTREERYIINHHMVQTILMLSHLPFPGHLGSVAEIAGGHHEKMDGSGYPKRLKRDEMSLPARMMAIADIFEALTAADRPYKKAKSLSEALGIMATMSREAHIDPELFALFINDGVYMQYAARFLDPRQIDAVDSASLLRKAGLSA
- a CDS encoding transporter substrate-binding domain-containing protein is translated as MPSRLKIYLVILCASLCLTHQAYADLVTAQDYVLRSRSSHEALSISLQPAQRQWLQTRSELRLGTSAPDYPPFDMTASGRDYEGFTADYAGLLAQAVGLPIRVKRFASREAALRALIAGQVDMLGTANGFEASNPDILLSIPYAIDQPVLVTREDETLTLTEGLAGLRLSMVYHYLPQEEVKALYPKAILTSYPSYQNAINAVAFDQADVFLGDTISTHYMINKGYLNNIRMANFGKQEAHGFSFAVHTDNPQLLAIINTALQAIPASERDRIAKRWSAGSDILLTDQKLQLTHHEEQWLKQHPVLRVVVNEAFAPLTFFDSDGNLRGITADLLELLRLRTGMRFELVRSRSDGDMVEQINQHRADLIAALLPSPQREKTLQFSRPYLENSFVLLTRKATDSPTHPTQLKDKYLAIAQGSPMADYLRREFPNIHLTETSDTFGAATLLAEGKADGAVASLVIANYLISSRIFEHQLQITTTLGTRQAAFSLATARDNSELGSILDKALLSISPEELGVINSRWRGFSNAAQSNWHHYQRLFYQLIGAACLLLLLTLLWNAYMRRQIKQRQAAERALNDQFEFMRSLVNGTPHPIYVRDRRGLLQSCNDSYLEAFNAKREDVIGKSVMQGTLSNAFEAQAFEADYQRVVAEGTPLLLDRPLHIGGRRLTIYHWILPYRDSSGDVQGIIGGWIDISERRQLFDELRTAKEQADNANRAKSTFLATMSHEIRTPMNAIIGMLELTLERMTDQAPDRSSIETAYCSAKDLLGLIGDILDIARIESGHLSLSPERVNLVETVTSVVRIFDGLARQKNLTLPLTLTPPGLNVDVQLDPLRFKQILSNLISNAIKFTESGQVRVNLDVVPDGAGQCSLIQLTIQDTGVGISIEDQQRLFKPFAQADSGQQPARSGAGLGLVISRNLCEMMGGQLQLSSQPGIGTQVCLSLPLQTLPCKVAATKTAPPIHAAGTPLNILVVDDHPANRLLMCQQLEFLGHRFSLAEEGRSGFEKWQRGAFDLVIADCNMPVMNGYELTEAIRQHEQSTGRAPCTVLGFTANAQPEEVQRCKQAGMNDCLFKPLSLNALSQWVNGLQPATPEPAFNLEGLNQLTGGNPLQAQRLLTQLLKSSRLDREELLAVAPHNDREALAAVAHKIKGAARIAQASRLIVRCDALEQACLQTTSVAAIVRCIEATDAAMVELEQALQQQLEPFAESTMTEP